GCGTCGGATCGGTCGTTCCATTCGCGTATGCCAGGCGAACACTCGCTTGATTGACAGCGACCTGCTGCGATGCAGCCTTTACGTCAGGACGCGTGTCCAGCGCCTTCTGACGCAGGTCGTCCAGCGTCAGCGCCGGAGCGGGCGTATCCAGCGCACCAGTCACATCGAAGTCCGCCTTCGGGCGCTCAATCCCCATCAGGCTTTGCAACTGTGTCGATGCCTGCTGCAAAGCCAGCCGGGCATTGTCGGTATCGCTTTCGAAACCGGCAAGCTGCAGCTCTATGCGAGCGAAGTCGTTCCGGCTCATCTGCCCCGCATCCAGGCGCACCTGCATCAGCTCAACCGTCCGGCGATATCCGGTGAGGTTGTCTTCACTGACGCGAAGGGCGTCCTTCGCGAACAACATCCGGGTAAACGCCTGCTTGATGGCGAAGTCCGTCTGCCGTTGCAGGTCGACTCTCTGCGAATCGGTCAACGAGGTTGTAGCGCGCGCCAGATCAAGGCGAACGCCGCGCTTGTTGCCGCGCTCGAATAACCGCTGCACACCGGCCGTATAGAAATCCGGTCCGTTCGGGTTATCGGGACCCAAGGTCACCATCTGTCCGCTGCCCGTGAGTACCGGATTCTGCCGCAGACCCGCCGTAATCTCACCGGCCTTTACCGCTTCTACATGCTGCGCTGCCGACAGCAACGACGGATTCTGCTTATGCGCAAAATCCAACGCCTGCGGCAACGTCATCGGCGGCGAAGCGCTCTGCTGCGCCCCGGCCCATGCTGCTTGCAGGAGAGGCAGCATCAGGCAATATGCCCAGCGCACCTTCATGGATGCACTCCTTCTTCGTTCTATTTTTGTGAACTTGTGGTGTATGAAAGCCGCACAGACCTACGGCTCGACGCAGCTACAGAACTGCAACTGGTGGCGGACGAACGCCCAGCAGAAGTGCAAAATCTTCATTCAGGAACCGGCGAATACGCGTATCCGGACGAGCCAGTACCTGCAAGCGGCGCAGCACAAACAGCAGCGCAATAACCAGGCAGAGCATTTCAAGACACAAAAGCTCGAACTCCGGCGTTATGGCTTCATGATGACGCCGCATCGTCAGATCCTCAGGCTCGGTCAGCTTGCGAAGCACCTGCATATCGTCCGAGATGGAGATCACCGGTAACAGCAGGAAGGCCACCATCACGGTCGCCGTCAGAGCACGCCCCATGGGTGCGGTCAGCTTACCGGTGAACACACCGATCCAGACGCCGCTAACCATTGCAAACGCAATGACGACCCATGCAAGGTTGAGGAAAGATTCCACTAAAGGCATTGTAGAGCAACTTCCGCAGGAAACGTGTCACTCACTGGAACACGCATCTTTTCCATAAGACGCGCTCAGACTCGTTTCAGTACCGGCAATGTTGCCAGTACATTCATTTTGACCGGAGGTGAGAACAGATATCCCTGTGCTTCAGAACATCCATGCCGATCCAGAAAGCGGCGCTGTTCTTCGCGCTCTACGCCTTCAGCCACCGTGGGAATACCGAGATGTTCGCTCATCGCCAGTACGGCGCGCGTCAGAGCACAATCTTTCTGACTCTCCGGAATATTCATCACGAAGCTGCGATCGATCTTCAGGCGATCCACAGGAAAGCGGCGCAGATATCCGATGCTGGAATATCCGGTGCCAAAGTCGTCAACCACAATCTTTATGCCCATCTCGCGCAAGGCATACATCTGCTGGATCGAGCGTGGATCCTCGCGCAACAGGGTGCTTTCGGTGATCTCGAGCTCAACCTCTTCGAGATTGACCCCCGTCTCCGCTACGGCTGCGTCCACCACATCTAACAGTTGAGGATCGGCCAGTTGCGATGCCGTTACATTGACGGCCAGACGCAGACGCTCATGTCCTTCCAGGGTCGTCCACTGCCGGCAGGCCTCGCGGAAGACCCACCCACCGATAGCGGTCATCATACCGGCATGCTCCGCCAGGGGCACAAATGTGCCAGGCATGATCAGTCCGCCGTCTTCGGTGCGCCAGCGTAACAGAGTCTCGGCCCCGGTCATGGCGCCGCTGTTTAAACGCACAATGGGCTGGAACTCGAGATACAGACCACCGGTGACCAGCACATTGCGCAGCTCGCGTTCCAGCTCCGCCTGACGCAGCTCCGCCTCTTCTGCCGCGGAGTCATACAGAAACAGCCGCTCTCCCGTAGACCGGCGGGCCATACCCAACGCCGCATCGGCGCGACGCATCAGGTGAGTCACCGTAGGGTTCGACTTCGGCAGCAGGCTCACGCCAATGCTCGCCGTCAGACGAAGATCACCGGTCATCCCTACCGATACCGGAATCTTGAAGGTTCGCAGCAGAGCCTCGCCAACCTGGTTCACCTCTTCCCGGCTGGTCCGGCTCAGCAAAATCACTATCTCATCCAAACGGATCCGGCCGGCAACATGATCCGGCGGGCAGACCTGACGCACCCGGCTCGCCAGCTCATGCAGGAAACTCTCCGCCTCACCTTCGGGAAGGGACGAACAGATTTCGTACAGACGATGAATGTCGATCAAAAACACGGCCACCTGCGCCCCGCTGGAGCGGCTTGTATCGATCGCCTCTTGCACACGTGCGCGAAAGAGCTCGCGATCGCTCAACAGCGACTGCGAAGGAATGTCACAGATTCCCATAGTGATGGCCTGAAAAAGATTGCCACTTTATAGCACAATGGCAAACCGCTCAAGTAATACCAAAATAACGCCTTAGGTAAGCGCCATAAATACAACTTTTGGTTACTTTAGTCGGGGGTTAGCGGGGTGTTTACCTGTTTTCCTGGGTGAGGTGCTGCCAGCCGCCTCGGCGAAGACGCCGCTCACGGCCTTTCTGAAGCAGCGAGACGTTCTTTCCCTCGGTCACGATTCCGATCTTCGTGATCTCTATTCCGTTGATCCTGCGCGGAACAGACCGTCTGCTGGTGAACAGCAACTCATAGTCCTCACCGCCGTTGAGCGCCTGATCCAGAGTGCTGTGTGGAGCTAACGGTATCACATCCGCATGAAGACTAGCCCCAACGCCGGAGGCCTCGCAAAGATGAAGCAGATCGGTAGACAAACCATCGCTCACATCCATACATGAAGAGGCAAGCTTCAGCAGCCGGTGTCCCACCGCAATCCGCGGCTGCGGGAAGAGATGAGGGTGCATCCCATCCGGCTTCACCTTGCGGAAGGCCTTCGGGTCAGTACGCAGCGCTTCGAACTCTGCGGCAGCACCGCCCAGTCGACCGGTGACATAGATGGCATCCCCCGGCCGGGCTCCACTCCTTAATAGGGCTTTCCCTCGAGGCACAGCGCCGACCACGATGATGTCCGCCACCGTGTGCTTTCCTGGAGCACCGGCAGTATCTCCGCCAGCCAGAACAACGCCAAACTGATCTGCGACCGCATGCAGGCCGCGCAGGAACTCCCTGGTTTTGGTCCGGTCCTGGGCCCACCTAGGGGAAAGAGCCAGGCTGAGGAATGCCGCCAGCGGGCGTCCACCCATCGCGGCGACGTCGCTGAGACCGCGTGCAAGGCAGCGATACCCGGCGGCAAACGGTGGGTGGAAATCAGCGAAATGGACATCTTCCAGAGAGAAGTCGGTCGTAACCACCAGATCCTCTCCTTTACGGGGGCGCAGAACAGCCGCATCGTCGCCGATCCCAAAGCGAATGAACTCACTGTTACGTAAGGACTTACGCCTGATTTCCCGTATGAGCTCAAGCTCCCCGTATGGCATATAAAAACCATACCCTGAAAGTTGCCATTGGACGGTCTGAGCAATAAAATGAAACAAATCGCCCTGGAGACATCGGCAGACCCAAATGCGAATTAGCAATCTCGATTCGCCAAATGGAAATGCCGGGCCTCTGTGCCGCAGACACGCATTCGCGGCCGAAGACTGGGCATAAAGGCTGCGGCAGTCCATTGAAAAAGCGCTTTTACATCGTCTTCGTTTCGCGCGATGAGCAGGGTAATCTCAATAAGGTTCCCGTCCCTCTGCACTACGCTTATATCTTTGTCGCCGCTGCGGTGGTTGGTCTGTTTACCATCGTCGGTCTGGCCGGCTCCTACTCCCGCATGCTGATCAAGACTGCGCGCTTCAACCAGATGAGGCAGGATCGCGAGTCGCTGCGGCAGGATTACGCCCGGCTGCAGAAGGCGAACCACGAGAAGGATGTCCAGGTTGCCTCACTGGGAGCCCTGGCTAATGAAGTCTCCGCTCTGTACGGCCTGACCGCTAGCAAGCTTGCGGCCGCCTCCTCGGCAAAGTTCCTCTCGTCCCCGTCCAAGACGACTGACCCCACCCTGGCTCCTGTGGCTGACAACAGCTACTTCAAGTCTCTGGACACGTTCTACGCTCTGCGCAACTCCGCCTCCTCCGGTCTTGCGGCCCGGGTGCTCGCGCCGTCGCTGCAGTCAGCCCGGCTCGGCAGCCTGAACAGCCTTTCGGACTGGCAGGCCATCGCTGACGCTCCGTCGCTCTGGCCGGTGATGGGACCCATCACCTCAAGCTTTGGCCAGCGGGAAGATCCTATCCTGGGGAACGGTGAAGGCGAGTTCCACAAGGGCGTCGACATCTCGGCTCCCTATGGCACTCCTATCCGCGCTACCGCCGACGGTGTTGTAGAGAATGCGGCCTTCGGCAACGGATATGGCCGTGAGGTCGTCATCGACCACGGTCACGGACTGCAGACCGTCTACGCACACATGTCCGGCTTTAACGTCACTGCCGGCCAGCAGGTCACCCGCGGACAGATCATCGGCTACGCCGGCCGTACCGGCCGCTCGACCGGATCGCACCTTCACTATGAGGTCCGCATCCGCAACACACCGGTCAATCCGCACAAGTATCTGCGCGAGAGCTTCGCCGGCATGGTCAA
This genomic window from Terriglobus albidus contains:
- a CDS encoding TolC family protein, giving the protein MKVRWAYCLMLPLLQAAWAGAQQSASPPMTLPQALDFAHKQNPSLLSAAQHVEAVKAGEITAGLRQNPVLTGSGQMVTLGPDNPNGPDFYTAGVQRLFERGNKRGVRLDLARATTSLTDSQRVDLQRQTDFAIKQAFTRMLFAKDALRVSEDNLTGYRRTVELMQVRLDAGQMSRNDFARIELQLAGFESDTDNARLALQQASTQLQSLMGIERPKADFDVTGALDTPAPALTLDDLRQKALDTRPDVKAASQQVAVNQASVRLAYANGTTDPTLEGEYEHSGHANTAGFNLQIPLRVFDRNQGEKERAKYELESSKLALTATRNQAIADVDQSYEAYQTAQAQAARYRDKYLDEARRVRDNLEFSYRNGQGTLLDYLSALQDYRSVNLQSLTANAQLQLAIHQLSYVTYTEILP
- a CDS encoding putative bifunctional diguanylate cyclase/phosphodiesterase codes for the protein MGICDIPSQSLLSDRELFRARVQEAIDTSRSSGAQVAVFLIDIHRLYEICSSLPEGEAESFLHELASRVRQVCPPDHVAGRIRLDEIVILLSRTSREEVNQVGEALLRTFKIPVSVGMTGDLRLTASIGVSLLPKSNPTVTHLMRRADAALGMARRSTGERLFLYDSAAEEAELRQAELERELRNVLVTGGLYLEFQPIVRLNSGAMTGAETLLRWRTEDGGLIMPGTFVPLAEHAGMMTAIGGWVFREACRQWTTLEGHERLRLAVNVTASQLADPQLLDVVDAAVAETGVNLEEVELEITESTLLREDPRSIQQMYALREMGIKIVVDDFGTGYSSIGYLRRFPVDRLKIDRSFVMNIPESQKDCALTRAVLAMSEHLGIPTVAEGVEREEQRRFLDRHGCSEAQGYLFSPPVKMNVLATLPVLKRV
- the thiL gene encoding thiamine-phosphate kinase — encoded protein: MPYGELELIREIRRKSLRNSEFIRFGIGDDAAVLRPRKGEDLVVTTDFSLEDVHFADFHPPFAAGYRCLARGLSDVAAMGGRPLAAFLSLALSPRWAQDRTKTREFLRGLHAVADQFGVVLAGGDTAGAPGKHTVADIIVVGAVPRGKALLRSGARPGDAIYVTGRLGGAAAEFEALRTDPKAFRKVKPDGMHPHLFPQPRIAVGHRLLKLASSCMDVSDGLSTDLLHLCEASGVGASLHADVIPLAPHSTLDQALNGGEDYELLFTSRRSVPRRINGIEITKIGIVTEGKNVSLLQKGRERRLRRGGWQHLTQENR
- a CDS encoding M23 family metallopeptidase; the protein is MKKRFYIVFVSRDEQGNLNKVPVPLHYAYIFVAAAVVGLFTIVGLAGSYSRMLIKTARFNQMRQDRESLRQDYARLQKANHEKDVQVASLGALANEVSALYGLTASKLAAASSAKFLSSPSKTTDPTLAPVADNSYFKSLDTFYALRNSASSGLAARVLAPSLQSARLGSLNSLSDWQAIADAPSLWPVMGPITSSFGQREDPILGNGEGEFHKGVDISAPYGTPIRATADGVVENAAFGNGYGREVVIDHGHGLQTVYAHMSGFNVTAGQQVTRGQIIGYAGRTGRSTGSHLHYEVRIRNTPVNPHKYLRESFAGMVKTAGDS